A region from the Brassica napus cultivar Da-Ae chromosome C8, Da-Ae, whole genome shotgun sequence genome encodes:
- the LOC106417810 gene encoding translation initiation factor IF-2: MGGCASRPKESDMNNEGSVPKPVSENVVAKEINTEESGEKQNQTETTETTSVEAKETSEVEPTKETAPAAEAEVAAAVEESSSAGEVAAATEKVENVAAATENVEAVAVAAAPEKVKAEPVKEEKEAVVIV, translated from the exons atgggTGGCTGTGCGAGTAGACCCAAGGAGTCAGACATGAACAACGAAGGCTCTGTTCCTAAGCCTGTGTCTGAAAACGTAGTAGCCAAG GAGATCAACACAGAAGAAAGCGGTgagaaacaaaaccaaacagaGACCACTGAAACAACTTCTGTCGAAGCTAAGGAGACATCTGAGGTCGAACCGACCAAGGAAACAGCTCCTGCTGCTGAAGCAGAGGTTGCAGCAGCCGTGGAAGAGTCATCTTCTGCTGGTGAGGTTGCAGCAGCAACTGAGAAAGTGGAGAACGTAGCGGCTGCAACAGAAAACGTTGAGGCGGTTGCGGTAGCTGCTGCACCTGAAAAGGTTAAGGCCGAACCAGTAAAGGAAGAGAAAGAAGCTGTCGTCATTGTTTGA